A region of Shewanella psychromarinicola DNA encodes the following proteins:
- the pheT gene encoding phenylalanine--tRNA ligase subunit beta, which produces MKFSESWLREWVNPSVSRDALSHQITMAGLEVDGIDAVAGDFSGVVIGEVVECGQHPDADKLRVTKINVGGDELIDIVCGAPNCRLGLKVAVAMVGAVLPGDFKIKKAKLRGQPSMGMLCSYGELGIDIESDGIIELPQDAPIGLNVREYLQLDDAIIDVDLTANRADCLGMAGLAREVGVLNRQAVIEPSWQAVTATIDAPFSISVVAPNLCPRYLGRVVKNINIKAVTPLWMQEKLRRSGIRSIDPIVDITNYVLIEFGQPMHAFDLNTLNGGITVRLADGVEKLTLLDGNEITVPSDTLVIADDKQAVALAGVFGGESTGVNENTQDILLECAFFSPLAIMGKSRRLGLHTDASHRFERGVDPELQHKVMDRATRLVLDICGGEAGQVVEAVSIEHLPVAATITLRRSKLDKTLGHVISDTDVTEILECLGFSVNVDGNDWIVTTATYRFDMAIEEDLIEEVARIYGYNNIPNIAPMAALSMPDHQEADISLKRVRSIFVARGFQEAVTYSFVDPKMQNIVHPGEEAMVLPNPISVEMSAMRLSMFTGLLTAVGYNQSRQQNRVRLFETGLRFIPDAQADSGVRQQAMLGAVISGVQNDEHWSMESTIVDFFDLKGDLEAIIGLTVASTEFSFRGATHPALHPGQCAEILRNNRVIGHIGAIHPKLEKPFGLNGKTIIFELELDALLHARLPLAQAVSKFPANRRDIALVVDEAVSATDVMNLIRKVGENQLVGLNLFDVYQGKGVEPGKKSLAIALTLQDTTRTLEDKDITETMVAVVSALKTEFNASLRD; this is translated from the coding sequence ATGAAATTCAGTGAATCTTGGCTTCGTGAGTGGGTTAACCCATCAGTAAGTCGTGACGCATTATCACACCAAATCACCATGGCTGGTCTTGAAGTTGACGGTATTGATGCCGTCGCTGGCGATTTTAGCGGCGTGGTCATCGGTGAAGTGGTTGAATGTGGCCAACACCCAGATGCAGACAAATTACGCGTCACTAAAATCAATGTTGGCGGCGATGAGCTTATCGACATCGTTTGTGGTGCACCAAACTGCCGTTTAGGCTTAAAAGTCGCAGTAGCGATGGTGGGCGCAGTATTACCAGGCGATTTTAAAATTAAAAAAGCCAAATTACGCGGCCAACCGTCAATGGGCATGTTGTGTTCTTACGGCGAGTTAGGTATAGACATCGAAAGCGATGGCATTATTGAATTACCGCAAGATGCACCTATAGGCCTGAATGTGCGTGAATATTTGCAATTAGATGATGCCATTATTGATGTTGACTTAACCGCTAACCGAGCCGATTGTTTAGGCATGGCCGGTCTTGCTCGTGAAGTGGGCGTATTAAATCGTCAAGCGGTAATAGAGCCTTCTTGGCAAGCCGTAACCGCCACGATAGATGCGCCGTTTAGCATCAGTGTGGTAGCGCCAAATCTTTGCCCTCGTTACTTAGGCCGCGTAGTCAAAAACATCAATATTAAGGCCGTCACGCCATTATGGATGCAAGAAAAATTGCGTCGCAGTGGTATTCGTTCAATTGATCCCATTGTTGATATTACCAATTATGTGTTGATTGAATTTGGTCAGCCAATGCATGCGTTTGATTTAAATACCTTAAACGGCGGCATTACCGTGCGTTTAGCTGATGGTGTTGAAAAGCTAACCTTGCTTGATGGCAATGAAATTACGGTACCAAGCGATACCTTAGTGATTGCCGACGACAAACAAGCTGTTGCGCTTGCGGGGGTATTTGGTGGTGAAAGTACCGGTGTAAATGAAAACACCCAAGATATTCTTTTGGAGTGTGCTTTTTTCTCTCCATTGGCCATTATGGGTAAATCACGTCGTTTAGGCTTACACACAGACGCTTCACATCGTTTTGAGCGTGGAGTTGACCCTGAGCTACAACATAAGGTCATGGACCGCGCTACTCGCCTTGTATTAGATATTTGTGGTGGTGAAGCCGGTCAAGTTGTTGAAGCGGTATCGATTGAGCATTTACCCGTAGCAGCAACTATCACTTTGCGTCGTAGCAAGTTAGACAAAACATTAGGGCATGTTATTTCTGATACTGACGTGACGGAAATTCTTGAATGTTTAGGTTTTAGCGTGAACGTTGACGGCAATGATTGGATTGTCACCACGGCAACATATCGTTTTGATATGGCGATTGAAGAAGATTTGATCGAAGAAGTGGCGCGTATTTATGGTTATAACAATATCCCTAATATTGCGCCAATGGCAGCGTTAAGCATGCCTGATCACCAAGAAGCTGATATTTCGCTTAAGCGTGTGCGCAGTATATTTGTTGCTCGTGGTTTCCAAGAAGCAGTGACCTACAGTTTTGTTGACCCAAAAATGCAAAATATTGTTCACCCTGGCGAAGAGGCCATGGTGTTGCCTAACCCGATTTCAGTCGAAATGTCAGCCATGCGCTTATCAATGTTTACTGGATTATTGACAGCCGTAGGCTATAACCAAAGCCGTCAGCAAAATCGAGTGCGTTTATTTGAGACGGGTTTACGCTTTATCCCTGATGCACAAGCAGATTCTGGTGTTCGTCAACAAGCTATGCTGGGCGCGGTCATTTCTGGTGTTCAAAACGATGAGCATTGGTCAATGGAGTCTACAATCGTCGACTTCTTTGATTTAAAAGGTGATTTAGAAGCAATAATCGGCTTGACAGTTGCCTCTACAGAATTTAGCTTTAGAGGGGCAACACATCCTGCGCTGCATCCAGGACAATGTGCTGAAATATTACGAAATAATCGCGTCATTGGTCATATCGGTGCTATCCATCCAAAGTTGGAAAAGCCTTTTGGACTCAATGGCAAAACAATTATTTTCGAGTTAGAACTGGATGCATTATTGCACGCCCGTTTGCCGCTAGCCCAAGCTGTATCTAAGTTTCCTGCTAACCGTCGTGACATAGCGTTAGTAGTAGATGAAGCCGTTTCTGCAACTGATGTTATGAATTTGATAAGAAAAGTTGGCGAAAATCAGTTGGTTGGCTTAAACTTGTTCGATGTATACCAAGGTAAGGGTGTTGAGCCTGGCAAAAAGAGCCTCGCCATCGCACTTACATTACAAGACACTACTCGTACACTTGAAGATAAAGATATTACTGAAACTATGGTTGCAGTGGTATCGGCTCTAAAGACCGAGTTCAACGCATCGTTGAGGGATTAA
- the pheS gene encoding phenylalanine--tRNA ligase subunit alpha, which yields MQQLTEIVEQALEVIDKACDLKTLDDIRVDYLGKKGKITDMMKMMGSLSAEEKPAFGAAVNQAKQAVQQQLTVRIDGLKASELEAKLIAENIDVTLPGRTLDIGGLHPVTRTIERIETFFGELGFVVKQGPEIEDDFHNFDALNISEHHPARADHDTFYFNPKVMLRTQTSGVQIRTMEHEKPPLRIISPGRVYRNDYDQTHTPMFHQVEGLMVAENVNFAELKGILHDFLRNFFEQDLEVRFRPSYFPFTEPSAEVDVMGKNGKWLEVLGCGMVHPNVLRSVGIDPEKYSGFAFGMGVERLTMLRYGVNDLRAFFENDLRFLKQFK from the coding sequence ATGCAGCAGTTAACCGAGATCGTAGAACAAGCCTTAGAGGTCATTGATAAGGCCTGTGATCTAAAAACATTGGATGATATCCGTGTCGATTACCTTGGTAAAAAAGGTAAAATTACTGACATGATGAAAATGATGGGATCATTAAGCGCAGAAGAAAAGCCTGCCTTTGGTGCCGCAGTCAATCAAGCAAAGCAAGCCGTTCAACAACAGTTGACTGTGCGTATCGACGGATTGAAAGCATCTGAATTAGAAGCAAAATTAATTGCTGAAAATATTGATGTCACTCTTCCGGGTCGTACGCTCGATATTGGCGGCTTACATCCGGTTACGCGCACTATCGAACGTATTGAAACCTTCTTTGGTGAGCTTGGTTTTGTTGTTAAACAAGGACCTGAAATCGAAGATGATTTCCATAATTTCGATGCGCTAAATATTTCTGAGCATCATCCAGCTCGTGCCGATCATGATACTTTTTACTTTAACCCCAAAGTGATGTTACGCACGCAAACATCTGGGGTGCAAATTCGCACCATGGAACATGAAAAACCGCCACTTCGGATCATTTCTCCAGGCCGTGTTTATCGTAACGATTACGACCAAACTCATACGCCAATGTTCCATCAAGTTGAAGGGTTAATGGTTGCTGAAAACGTTAATTTTGCAGAACTTAAAGGCATTTTGCATGACTTTTTACGTAACTTCTTTGAACAAGATTTAGAAGTACGTTTTCGCCCATCTTACTTCCCATTTACAGAACCTTCTGCTGAAGTGGATGTTATGGGTAAAAACGGTAAGTGGTTAGAAGTATTAGGCTGCGGCATGGTACATCCAAATGTACTGCGCAGTGTGGGTATTGACCCTGAGAAATACTCTGGTTTTGCTTTTGGTATGGGTGTTGAGCGTTTAACCATGTTGCGCTATGGCGTAAATGATTTACGTGCCTTCTTTGAAAACGATTTACGTTTTCTTAAGCAATTCAAATAA
- a CDS encoding ATP-dependent zinc protease family protein, whose amino-acid sequence MFKKIVISVVSCLLSISVFASDKTILSQVETMTVAKSGLHYHARIDTGAGKTSLHAVDLTIIGGAFKKMKSNVGKIVEFTTENERGEKKRIQAEIVSTLRVKNSQGIETRYMVKLDVGFSDKLHHIYVNLRDRSHMKYKLLIGRNFLKHNYIVDVSQKSTLVL is encoded by the coding sequence ATGTTTAAAAAAATTGTGATTTCTGTTGTGTCGTGTTTGCTGTCTATATCTGTGTTTGCGAGTGATAAAACCATTTTAAGTCAAGTTGAAACCATGACAGTCGCTAAGTCTGGACTACACTATCATGCTCGCATTGATACTGGTGCGGGGAAGACTTCTCTGCATGCGGTAGATTTAACAATCATTGGCGGCGCATTCAAAAAAATGAAAAGTAATGTCGGTAAAATTGTTGAATTCACCACAGAAAATGAACGTGGTGAGAAAAAACGTATTCAAGCCGAAATTGTCAGTACGTTAAGGGTGAAGAATTCACAAGGCATTGAAACCCGCTACATGGTGAAGCTCGATGTCGGTTTTTCGGATAAGTTGCATCATATTTATGTTAATTTACGCGACCGTAGCCATATGAAATACAAATTACTCATTGGGCGTAATTTTTTAAAGCATAACTACATTGTGGATGTATCACAAAAAAGTACTTTGGTCCTTTAG
- a CDS encoding IS110 family RNA-guided transposase, which yields MKITTIGLDIAKRFFHVVCCNKQGWLINKKMLTRAQVLAFFQTHPSCLVALEACATSHYWAREIQQCGHQVKLIPPQHVKAFLIGNKNDYNDALAIAVAANQPHIKSVGIKSIEQQDNQAQHKARELAVRQRTALCNQIRGLIAEYGIALTQGVNNIRKSIPLMLDDEASPLSGAFKAILRQLQSQLTALDTCIEAYSQLIVEAVKRNDICQRVQTIPGFGPMVSSAYFNEVGNGSHYRRGRDVSASLGIVPRQHSSGGKETLLGISKRGNSYLRCLLIQGAKAVVSRAGTKKDKLSQWINRLVQTRGHNRACVAYANKMARMAWAITVSGEDYSAE from the coding sequence ATGAAGATTACAACAATAGGGCTTGATATTGCAAAAAGATTTTTTCATGTTGTTTGCTGTAATAAGCAGGGTTGGTTAATTAACAAGAAAATGTTAACAAGAGCGCAAGTATTAGCTTTCTTTCAAACACACCCATCCTGTTTAGTTGCTTTAGAAGCCTGTGCAACGTCTCATTATTGGGCAAGAGAAATACAACAGTGTGGGCACCAGGTAAAACTTATTCCACCTCAACATGTAAAAGCCTTTTTAATTGGCAACAAAAATGACTATAACGACGCCTTAGCCATTGCTGTCGCGGCTAACCAGCCACATATTAAAAGTGTGGGAATAAAGTCGATAGAGCAACAAGATAATCAAGCACAGCATAAAGCACGCGAGTTGGCGGTTAGGCAAAGAACGGCATTATGCAACCAAATAAGAGGATTAATCGCTGAATACGGTATTGCGTTAACCCAAGGTGTAAACAATATACGTAAAAGTATCCCTCTCATGCTAGATGATGAGGCCTCGCCATTATCAGGGGCGTTTAAAGCCATACTTAGGCAGCTACAAAGCCAATTAACTGCATTAGATACGTGTATCGAAGCCTATAGCCAATTGATTGTTGAAGCAGTAAAGCGCAATGATATTTGTCAGCGAGTTCAAACCATACCAGGATTTGGCCCTATGGTATCGAGTGCTTATTTTAATGAAGTGGGTAATGGCAGTCACTATCGACGAGGCAGGGATGTTTCTGCTTCCTTAGGTATCGTTCCCCGCCAGCACAGTAGTGGGGGTAAAGAGACGTTGCTAGGCATAAGTAAGCGAGGGAATAGTTACTTACGGTGTCTGTTAATCCAAGGAGCAAAGGCTGTGGTATCAAGAGCTGGAACGAAAAAGGATAAATTAAGTCAATGGATAAACCGGCTTGTTCAAACTCGGGGGCATAACCGAGCCTGCGTTGCTTATGCCAACAAAATGGCGAGAATGGCTTGGGCTATTACCGTCTCAGGAGAAGATTATTCAGCAGAATAA
- a CDS encoding DUF3802 family protein has protein sequence MVTDKDGYMHLIQYLTEHLGLFESSENTVNTTETVMELFEDQLSAQIIMVCGQNPQLSFAQRNIVIREIDAIVYDLEEILASVANHQATPEQSIFITEFSGLIKNLFDQEVAHLLR, from the coding sequence ATGGTTACCGACAAAGACGGCTACATGCATTTAATTCAGTATTTAACTGAACATTTAGGGCTGTTTGAGTCGTCTGAAAATACCGTAAATACAACGGAAACTGTTATGGAACTGTTTGAAGATCAGTTATCTGCTCAGATCATTATGGTATGTGGTCAAAACCCGCAATTATCATTTGCTCAGCGTAATATAGTGATCCGTGAAATTGATGCAATAGTATACGACTTAGAAGAGATTTTAGCCTCTGTTGCTAATCATCAAGCCACACCCGAACAAAGTATCTTTATTACTGAGTTTTCAGGTTTGATTAAAAATTTATTTGATCAAGAAGTTGCTCATCTGTTGCGATAA
- a CDS encoding YceI family protein, translating into MKKWLPFLAASLLSTSVMAGDWQVNQDHSRVSFISIKKADIAEVHHFKQVAGELTDAGAFSLSIDLTSVDTGIEIRDQRMQTVLFEVAQFPKLTLDAVVNPKLLAGLKVGDTLTTQVEATISLHGQKQQKSFEVLVAKLSDKKMVISSLAPVIIQANEFGLVSGVEKLKEMAGLPSISLAVPVSFVLTLAQ; encoded by the coding sequence ATGAAAAAATGGTTACCTTTTTTAGCCGCGAGCTTGCTGAGTACATCTGTGATGGCAGGCGATTGGCAAGTCAATCAAGATCATTCTCGGGTGAGCTTTATTTCGATTAAGAAAGCCGATATTGCCGAAGTACATCATTTTAAACAAGTTGCAGGTGAATTAACGGATGCGGGTGCATTTTCTTTATCGATTGATTTAACCAGTGTTGATACCGGAATAGAAATTCGTGATCAGCGAATGCAGACTGTGTTGTTTGAAGTTGCGCAGTTTCCAAAGTTAACCTTGGATGCGGTGGTTAATCCCAAATTGTTGGCAGGATTAAAAGTCGGTGACACGCTAACGACCCAAGTTGAAGCAACCATTTCACTACATGGTCAGAAACAACAAAAAAGTTTTGAAGTGTTAGTGGCTAAATTATCTGACAAGAAAATGGTGATTTCAAGTTTAGCGCCAGTGATTATTCAAGCAAATGAATTTGGCCTTGTGTCGGGTGTCGAAAAACTTAAAGAAATGGCGGGTTTGCCGAGTATCAGCTTGGCAGTGCCAGTGTCATTTGTGCTAACCTTAGCGCAATAG
- a CDS encoding YaiI/YqxD family protein → MNVNEVEPLAVITNKIWVDADACPNPVKEMLFRASERKSIQLVLVANQMINVPRSPLISMIRVSSGFDEADNYIVEQVVKGDLVVTADIPLASDAVDKGALVLNPRGTVYTAENIKQILTMRDFMEEMRSSGIHTGGPNSFSQTDKHAFAQALDKWLAKLIPSKI, encoded by the coding sequence ATGAATGTTAATGAAGTGGAGCCTTTAGCGGTGATAACCAATAAAATCTGGGTTGATGCTGATGCTTGTCCCAATCCAGTGAAAGAGATGTTGTTTCGGGCATCTGAGCGTAAGTCGATTCAATTGGTGTTAGTGGCTAATCAAATGATTAACGTGCCAAGATCACCGTTAATTAGCATGATCCGAGTGAGTTCCGGTTTTGATGAAGCAGACAACTACATTGTTGAACAAGTTGTCAAAGGGGATTTAGTGGTCACCGCTGATATTCCTCTCGCGTCAGATGCGGTTGATAAAGGTGCACTAGTATTGAACCCTCGTGGTACCGTGTATACCGCTGAGAATATCAAACAGATACTGACTATGCGTGATTTTATGGAAGAAATGCGTAGCAGTGGCATACATACTGGCGGCCCGAATAGTTTTTCGCAAACGGATAAGCATGCGTTTGCACAAGCGTTAGATAAATGGTTGGCTAAATTGATCCCCAGCAAGATATAA